AGGTATCGCAGATGTTGTCACTCTGACTTTGCGATGCGTTAGAAGACTTTGCATTGAGAACATCTTGGAAGGCCCAAGGAGCAGCAAATATAATCCCAAACAACCTTGCTGTGTCCTAAGAAAGTGTCTGACTAGCCCTTGAACTCTGTGGGCCCCATCCCATATGTGACTTCAAAGTGACACCAGTACGTGCCCCCCCCCCTTATCATTTCTAGAGGCCATGGGGGCATCTTCCCAAGTGTCACACAACATCGGCACAGCAAGACTTGAAGACTGGGTCAGAACACTTCCAGTCACGAATTCgcctcatttaaaagaaaaaagacaaaagaaaccCCAACAACCACTTTTAGCACCCTCTTTTCATTTCCAGGGTGGTACTTTTTTTACTGTTGACAAAGAGCTGTGCTTCCCACCAGCGTTGCCCCCAGAATGCTGTGGTTAAAAAGTAGGTCTGAGAGCAAAGGCATGCTTGCAGTGATTGAACTGATAAAAGAGCTAATGGAAAATTACTGCTATTAATGCTTGATTTTATACTTTTGCATTAAAGCCCTTACTTTTGGCTTTTCACCTAAAGTTCACAGAATAAACAGATAAGgttggaaaaaagcaaagccagcCAACATTTTCAACTGATGTTTTCTTGTTCCTCAGCTGCAGCCGCTTTAAAATGAGCCTGATTTCTTGAGAAACTCCTCAGTTTCTAAAAATAGACGTTCCAACGGGTTGTCTTCGATTAGGCGTCCAAAATTTGAAAGACTCCAAAAGCCATCAGTTGCTCTTGGCCTGAAGTTTCCATCTGCAGCTCAGCAAGCACAAATTTCCTCccctgtttaaaaaacaacaagaaaaaaaaccaaacccaacaaAACAACAAGGCATAAGCCTGTCATACTTCTTATCTCTTTCTGTTTGCCCTGGCACTTTGGAAGAGTTTTGAGAATTGTTCTGATCACAGCTTGGCGAAGTATCGATGCATAAAATGCTTCTGGGATTCATTAGTTTCCCCCACCAAAGCTTTCCAGTTGAAAGGAAGCGGTTAAAATTGCCAACGTtttgaggagaaagaaagaaagacaggaagaagagggaggaagggacGACCAGGTAAAGGATGAACTGAGGATTCCAAACCAGGATCGTTCTGGGGTAAAATCACGTAAAATAGAACTGACTGAAAAACATTGCCTGACTAGTAcatctgcagggctgggaaccGGTTAGCAAGGCTCTGTGCAGCTGTGGGGTCGGCAGAGGGTGCCCGTGAGCAATGTATCATCTGTGCTTGGGTCTGTGTGCTCGTAAAATTTTCTAGATTAAGCAAAATAACGAACGTACTCTTTACGTGCCTGTCTCTACCCATCCGACTGTACTGATTCCAATTTAGTTTACacagtatgaaataaaatatagcaCATGAGATAACACCTCTTGTAGGTTAATTCACCTATTTGATAGGTTTGAATCCCTGCTTAACATATAACATTCCTTTCCAGCATGGGTGTGTGTTTTAGCAAGTACTGATCTGCACTAAGAGTGGAAAATACTGCATggcaaacttttattttccagctgctcCCTCACATCCCCAGGCTGGTGGCCTCTCTGAAGAAGGAGGACTCCAactctgccaccagctccctggAGCAGCTGGCCGAGCTCATCCACTGCATGTTCTTCCGCTTCTCAGGATTTCCAGATCTCTACGAACCAGTCTTGGAAGCAATTAAAGTAAGATATGTACTTCTTGgccattttttctgtattgcatATGGATGTGAAATCTCAGTTTGCACTGCAGCGCCGAGGTACTGTCCTACTGGTAAGGATGTCCAAACCTCAGCACCTCCAGTTGTGGCAGAAGAAACAGCTTAAAATTCTGAGTTTGAACACTATGTGGGCAAGCTGGCTGCGTTTTGGGAGTAGAGACTTCTCTTATGGGGGGTCTGCAGAAATCCTTGTCATGGCTGTGGGTTTTTGCTATAGGTTTAGACTTGAGTGCCTCTAAAGTACTAACACTAGCAGCTAAACTGTTCCTTGCACGGATGCATGTTCATGTGAAGAGCAGGGAAATGCGTTGTGTCATGGACACCTCCAGTAGAGGAGTTTTGCAGTTGCCATTTAGTAATTCTTCATGTAGAAAGACAAGGATTCATGACACCCATCTCTCTTTCCAAGGCTCTTCCAATTCCAAACGAAGACCGGATTAAACATCTCTTGGGACAGAATGCTTGGACCTCCCAGAAGAATGAGCTAGCCTGCTTCTACCCACGCCTGGCATCCAAATCAGAGACAGGAAAGATTGGCTTAATTAACTTGGGAAACACCTGCTACATGAATAGCATCATACAGTCTCTTTTCATGGCTTCAGAGTGAGTTTTTGCTCCCTTGCTCCCATTCAAGACTGCTCCGGGGCTGCTCATCACACAGGCGTTATGCTTTCCACACTAATTTTCCATCTTGTTTTGCctctctggttttcttttgcagctttCGGCATTCAGTGTTGAATTTAACCGAGGGCAACTCCCAGCCCCTGATGACAAAGCTCCAGTGGCTCTTTGCGTTTTTGGAGCACAGTCAGGTAATTATTTCATGTTCTAGTTATTTGTTTGGACTGTCGGCTGCGGAAAGGCTCGTCTCCAAGTTGCTTCCTGCCGACTCCAATGTGCTGATAAGGAATTGTGGATCTTGGTGGATTTTTATAATGGGACGAATTTTGTTTACGTGAAAGAGGCTAATTTTGGGGGTGGAGGAGGCAAGCGAGTCTCGAGCTCCTATCACCCATGAAAGTGAGCTGTGTTCACACCAGGCTGCCTTTCTTCAGCCTCTGGCCTTCCTGGGTTTGACTGATGCAATCACTAATAGTTTTGACAATGAAATCCATTTGGTAATAGCTTACATATGTGGCCAGCTGAAAGCCTGTTGGtataaagcagcagcttctaTTTCTTGCTGTGCAGCAAAGAAGactggagcagtttgcttgTCCCCTTGCTTCACAGCAAAGTGCAGTCAATCAATAgaaatttccttaaaaacagtttggtcagaaaaaaatacacaataccagcaacagcaacaaacctGTGGATTCCAGATGGTTTGAATCTTCTGTATTtgagggaaattaaaaagttataACCCATAATCAAATTAATTGTGAATGCTTTCTTGACAAATCTGAAATTCAACATTGATGATAGGTCATATCTAGGTTATAGGTCATATCTAGGACCTCTCCTGAAAAAACGTCTTCCTATCCCtcaaaagaaacagttttgaaTTTTCACTTGCCGTGAACCCATTCATTTATGCCTCTCTATTTTCCAACCTTGAGTTGGCTCGTTGTACTGTGGTATTATGCCATTACAGATCACTTTGGGGCAAAAGTATAGAGAACCTGTTAAATTGAATATTTGGCCATAGAAGGGTCTGTTTTTTTCAGGGCAGATTAAGTTGCCTGCGGTGTATAAATACAGTAACATAACTGCTCGTTAGGTAGCTTGTAGATAATAGTATCTTAGTAATTTCCTATCATCATTctagttgtttttctttttttgggcAGTACTTAAAGTCACTTTGCCAGTGATGAGTCTTTCCCCATGTTAATTAGGCAGCAGCTTCCTAGTGGTGGCAATTTCATTATCAGTGATTATGCAGATTACCTGCCTGCAGTGATCAGAATGATGGCTGGAAgtttaggggatttttttttttaaggaagggATTCAGTGAGAGAGATTGTGATCAAATTAAGTTGATCATCAAATTAAATTCAGGCTGAATTAAGTAGAAGTCTCTGggtcaggaaaacaaaccattttaaaattgaatgaaGAAGTAAATACATGGATATTTCAtagaaatacatataaaatatatactgGTAAAAGTGAACATATAGAAGCTCCTCTTCTCATAAAAGTGGAGCAAAAAGAGATTCAGTGGGGCTGAAATTAATCCTTCCAGTCCTGGCTTGCAGCAAACCTTGCAAGTCTTCCCCTTTGTGAAGTGGGACTCCAGACCCCATGGCTTAAACGTGTTTTTCCCTCTTGGTGCCAGCGACCTGCCATCTCACCTGAGAGCTTCCTCTCTGCCTCCTGGCCACCCTGGTTTACCCCCGGTGCTCAGCAGGACTGCTCGGAGTATCTCAAGTACCTGCTGGATCGGTACGTGGCAAGCACCCTGATTTAAGAGCACAGCGACAACAGGCTCCCATAGACCCAGCGTGATATTTAATGCTGACCCACGGGGATGCAGGGCGAGTGGCTGAGAGCTGGAGGAACTCAAAGAGTAAAGGCTTGGGGTGAAGGATGGTGAGACCAGTCTGGAGTGTCTTGCTTGTGCCATCCTGGCGGTGAGGTCAGCAATGAGTTCAGCTTGAACATTCCTGGAATTGTACTATGCTCAGAGGAAAGCTGTTTGCCTGACAGGCCTactatttaaaatgtagattttgCCTTTCTCTCACCTAGAAATCCCAAATCCTGGTGTCCTGGTGATGCCCCTAGGAGTGGGGTCAATGGCCCATTGCCCATCcccaccttcctcctgcagcagacCCCTGTGCACAGGCAGGCTAACCCAGATTAACCCTACAACTGAAGAACAGAAACCATACTTTAGAAACTAGTTCTTGGTGTATaatgcagactttttttcccctgccaaaGATTACACGAAGAAGAAAAAACTGGGAAGAGGATCTACCAGAAACTCAAGGAGTCCAGCTTGATGTCTCAGGCCGTGGAGCATCATTACTTAAACAAGACATTGATTGAGAAGATGTTTGGGGGTAAAATGATGACAAAGATCCGCTGCTTGAAGTGTCTGAATGTCTCCTCCCGAGAAGAAGCCTTCACAGACCTATCGTTGGCTTTCCCCCCGCCAGGCAGGCACATACACAGGCCAGGGAGTGTCTCTGTTCTACCTGTGGAAGAAATTGGCCCGCAGTTTATCAAGCCTCCTGAAAACCCAAACCAGGTAATGGGGTCTCCTTGGGTCCGAAGAAAGCCCCCTGTGTCCGGAGACCTCCCAGTTCAGCCGTTGCCGGTGGAAACGTTGGGTTTTCAGGAGGCTGGAGAACCATCAAATCCCTTAAGCAGCGATGCTGTTGGAGCAGAATCAACCAAAGACCCAATACTGGCTTTCGGGGAGCAGGCGTCCGCTCCCAAGGACTCCCGATCAGTCCCGGATTTAATCAACTATTTCCTGTCCCCGGAGAGACTGACAGCAGAGAATAAATACCACTGTGAGAAATGTGCTTCCCTGCAGGACGCCGAGAAGGTGGCGGAGCTGACGGAGGGGCCGCACTACCTCATCCTCACACTGCTGCGGTTCTCCTTTGACCCGCGGAccatgaagaggaagaagatcCTGGACAATGTCTCCATCCCTGTGGTGCTCAAGCTACCTGTCCTTGTCTCCTCGGAGGAAACTGAGGATGTTTGGCAACACAGAAAGGGCAGAGCTGGCCTGGGCAGCAGTTTTGTGTCCGTCGTGTATGACCTCTGCAGCGTGGTGGTGCATTCGGGCATCTCCTCCGAGAGCGGACACTACTACTGCTACTCCAGAGAGTGCACTGACACCGTTCCCCACGGGCAGCCGCGGGACGGGGCACCGAAACCAGCTTCCGACAAGCAGTTGGACTTTGAAATCCAGTGGTACCTCTTCAACGACACCAGggtttccttctcctccttcgAATCAGTCAGCAACGTGACCTCTTTCTTCCCCAAGGACACTGCCTACGTGCTCTTCTACAGGCAGCGGccgggcaggcagagctgcccgCTGCACGAGGCTGTGGCGGAGGCCGGCCACCTGCATGGTGAACCCTCCCTCAATAAGGACTTGATGGAAGCCATCTCCAAAGACAACATCCTCTACCTGCAGGTAACCCCCCTTGCCGCTTACTGCAGGGTCTGATCCCGTGGCAGCTCATGGGGCAAATTTCCAccctctgggcagcagcagggtcaAGTCCTAAGGATAAATCTGCACCAGATTTATCCCCGGAGCAGATTTTATTCATCAGCAGAGTTCAGAGCTTTGCGAACAGCAGTGTCCTGTAGGAATCTGAGGTGAAATTTGGGAGTCCCAGGGAAATTTGAGGGCCCTCTCCCCTCACGAGGTTCCTGTTGAAGGGCTCTTTTCTGCTCAGCCATATGGCTGGAGGGACACGACGCTTTGATGCATCTCCCCTGCCAAGTTCTAGAGATGAGGCCTGGTAACCCCAGATTAATTTGGAGGAGGCTCCCAGGAGCATGGAAACAGGCTGCCAACTAACTCCTCAGGGAAGGTGGGAGCCGTTTAGCTGCAGAAAATTGCAATATCTTTGTgttatttctcctccttcccccaggagcaggaaaaagagGCGAGGAACCGAGCTGCCTACATTTCCGCCTTGCCGAAATCCCCGCTGTGGTGGAGGGACTTTGACAGGGACAAGGACGATGACAGCTCCTCGGGGGGATGCAGCCCTGCGGCGGGTGGAGGTGGGTCTGGCTCCTTTCATGGACTTGTCTTCTAGCAGCTGGGTTAAACCAGAACATCAAACATCCCCGTGGCCAACCCAAAGCCAGaggctcctcttcctcaccctgcTGACAGCGAGCACCTCAGAGGAAGATTTGGGGAATGTCGTGATGGAAAAGGACTCGGGCTGATTTCGAGACTGCATTGCTGGCACCTGGAGGGTTGTCCTGCTTCCTATGCACTCAGTCTTAACGCCTTAACCCTAGCAGCTCAGCGCCTGCAGACAGTTTGGAGAAGTGCTCTTGTGCTTCAGCGCAGCCGTGTCttgcctgctgccaccagcctgggGAGGGCACGGGGTGGGGTTTGGGGAAGAACCCAGCAATGGTCTGGGGATGGAGGGTCCCACCTGCAGCCTTTTCTGTGGCACTGAATTTTGGGGGAAACTctccacagttttttttttttttttttaaatgtggttGTGGAAGATCACCTGAACAAACCTTTAGAGGtggaaaaaggctgaaaaaaaggCCCCACAGCCAATATTGCAATGCTGGAATGCCCGGGTGGGGAGCCTGCAAGCTTCCTTAGGGTCAGTGAGCATCAGCAGGTTCACCAGAGGGGTTTGGTGCACCATTGCAAAGCACCTAAAAGATGCTGAGGGGCACAAAACCCTCCAGCCAAGAGAGACTGAtgaggtgtggtggttttttgcAGGCTCTGTCAAGCCCCTCTTGCATTACTGGTGACCTCTGGATGCTGTTAGTGTACGCAGCACACCAAGGCACGCAGCTGCTTGTCCAGATGTGTCTTTAGGCTCAGTTAACCTCGCATTTCATGGCTTGAAAACTGGGGCTTCCCTTTGGGACATCTTGAACCAAAATACAAAGACCCCTGCAACCACTAGCTATTTCTTCAAAGTCCTGATTTACAAGGAGAGTAACCCAACCAAATATGCTATTTGCACCCAACATAAATACCTAGTATGTAAACCAATGCTTTATATAAATCAGCAATGGGACAGGGATTGATTTTGGTGGCAGGAGCCAGCCCAAGCCTTGGGCAATGCATCTGTAGGATTGTGGCTCCCTCCCTGGCTGCTCCCCACCTATTGTTCCAACCTGCTCCTCACTTGCGCCTGTAGTAGATTTCCTCTAGCTCCAGACTTGTGCCTTAGGTCCCGGGTGTGGGGCCTAATCCTGACCGGGGGGGTTTGggggaagcatttttttttattatttttttttgcagtggaGGACAAGACAAAGCACAGACACTGCTATGGGTGATGCAAGCAGAAAGTCTGCTAGAGAGGACATTTTCTGGCACAGGATCGAATCTCTGGCATATACTAtcatatatattcttttattgtctttcctacatataaataaaggaaatgaattaATTCAACAGAGAAGCTTTGTGCCTTACAGCAGCACTCATGGGGTGGATGGGGTCAGAAAGATGATGAGAGAGGAGCATTCCACAGCCTTCCTCTTTCTGCCAcgccagctccctgctctgtgtTTGAGTGTTACCTGGGGGCATTTCCTGAGCTCTGGGCTACCTGCTGGAGGGTTTTTTTAGCAGGAGAGACTCTCTGCTTTGAGGAGACCctaatttaaataatgaacGCAATGCGGGAAGCTGGGGAGATTGTTCCACAGCTATGCTCTTCCTGAATAGGTCTCATTTTGATGATCAGGGGCAAAGTGCACGCAGTGCTCAGCATGGATGGCAGCCTGGGCCATCAATTATTAATACCATGATTACTATTAATATGTTACATTATTATAATACCATATTGGATGTTGCCATGTATGCTATGCCAATTATAATACCTACTATGTTACTATTAGTGTTATTAATAGCAGGAATATTTGTATATAGCATATTGATATCATATGGGCTGTAGTTTCATATCCACCTCTGCCCAAGGAGAGTCTCCAGCCTGGTCCTCAGCTCCACATTTGGGATCTCAGATGTGCTGGAGATGTGCTGGAGATGTGCTGTGATGCTGCCCTTGTCTAGAAAAGAAGGTTTTGGGGGGCTGTGCTGTAAGGAGGTGGCTTTCCActggtgtttttattattattattattaggtttagttttttttttttttttttgaagtgatgTGTTTTGAACTTTTAACTCTGGGCAAGAAAGATTTGTTCTTGTTCTTAGGTTTTATGGGGGATTTGGTGCCCTGAGCTGGGACTTGCCTTGCTGATGGGTGAGGAAGGTAGTGATTGCCCTCACCCTGCATGTACCCAAGTGTGTCCCAAGAACAGATATAGACAGAGTATTAAATTCACTTTATCAGCCCCGAAACATCTGGTTTGGGTTCTGGTATCAAGAAGAGCCCTAGGTGCATCCTTAAGTTTGTCACTGCAGAGAGGTGACACCTGAAGCTGTAGGAGAAGCTTGGTGACGTGACCTGAAGAATGCTCTGAAAGCTTCAAAGTGCTGCTTAATTCATCTTGACCCAACCGTTAAttccccctttctccctcccagctctgaaTCCGTGCAGGGAGTCAGCAGTGAGAgatccttttttgttttcattcttttattttcccgTTGCTTTTCCGCTGCATATACAGTACTTAAAAATGAGATCACCTTCACATCAGGCATGTACCATGTttattaacagcaaaaaaaagtattaccTAGGTTTCACTCAAGACCAATTTACAGGATAAATAATTGtttcaaattactttaaaaaaacaaacaaaacaaacaaaaaaccccaaagaataaattaataactTAAGTGATTAGCTGTCCACAGTGATTTGAAAACTTAATAACCATTCAAACAGTGACACCACAAGAAGACACGTACTGTACAGTTTGCCACAGATTACTCTTGTCCTTCCttctacaaatggaaaaaataaaataaaatactcctCTTTAAGAACAGTCATAGGCTttgaaacacacaaaatatcCCTGCGATTCGGCTGCCGATGCGACGGCTTCAAAGCCGGGGCTCTGACCCTTCCTCGCAGCAGGTTAAGAAAGGGATGGTGAAAACTACCCTAATTTGGCTGGGTCCCTTCCCACGCAACGATGCCCAAAGTCAATGGGGTGTTCACCAAGGGCTGGGTTGAGTGGGATGTAGCTATGCTAAAGGTTTGGTCCTAACCCTATGGGATTCAtcggggggctctgcagggtcctgctcccttccctctccacgATGCTCCACGTGTCCAAAGGGCTCTCAGATAAAACACGGTGTTTTCAGGGACAATGTGACAACATAGCTGTCAACTACTTAAACCTCACAACGCACTGTGAGGTGGGGAAATGAGCACTAAAAAACCTTCATTTTACAGGCTGGAGAGAAAGCAGGATACAGAGAGTTCAGGTACGCTCCCTTGTCCCATCTGAAGTGTGGTGTCACCCGAAGGGCAACACTAAAAATGacgctttatttatttatttatttattattatggtTTTGGGGATAACCTCTCCCATGTAGGTTGTGGGTTGGTTGGGTGAGACCTTGCTACACATCAGCTCTTCTCAGATCAAGCACTGAGGCAGGAACCTGGTTAATGGCACATCTCTCAGAGCTGCGAAATGAAGGAGATAAAAATCACAACTACAAGGATGAGACACAAAGGACAAGCTGATGGGGGGATGGACTGCTTCAGGCCATGGAGAAATCATGACACCAAGGCTCTCACCAAGTGGCTGGTGGTGACGGGTCCCtgtggtgccagccctgctccagcagggccaccccgagcagggggcccagccccacgtccaggcggctgctggagatccccaaggaggagcccccagcccctctctgggcagcctgtgccagggctcagTTTATTTAAACATCTTCCTATCAAAGCTCACAGGGTACTTTAACCCTAGCAGGCAGCTAGCACCACACACACAGCTACTCGCTCTCTCTCCCCCTGCAGTGGAAAGGGGGAAGAGAATTGAAAGGGCAGAAGTTAGAAACTTATGGGGTGAGATAAACAGataacaagttaaaaaaaataaaaacaagaaaaaaagaaatgaaaagaaatgaaaaaaataaaaccaaggaaaacaagtgatgcacaatgcattTGCTCATGACCAGCTGACCAAggcccagccagtccctgatCGATGGCAGCCCTGGCAAATTACCCCACaggttttattgctgagcatggtGCTGTATggcatgggacatccctttggccagtctgggtcagctcctggctgtgtcccctcccagctccttgcacAGCCCCAGGTACCTTGCTGGTGGGCAGCACCGGGAGCTGAAGGTCCTTGactctgtgtgagcactgctcaaCAACAGCTACaacactggtgtgttatcaacactgttcTCATCACAAACCTGGAACATAGCACCATAAAAACctactacaaagaaaattaatgctaTCCCAGCCTAGGAGCCATGGGTGGCCAAAAGGAACCAACTCCTCCAGGTACACTCCTGGGAGTGGGaccctggggaggggggggctcAGGTGGGGCTCCGGAGAGCCCTGGGTCAATGTCTATCCTAATAAATGTACAGGTTCAGGCTGTTCCCTGGTGGCTCAGACTGTGTGTCCATGTCCTGGATGATGTGGCCTGGGCCAGCCAGCCCTCTGCCAGGTTCAAGGGGTGGCCCCCGTGTATATTAGGCCTCCTCACTGGGGTGTACGACCTCAGGTGTTGAGCTGTGCCTTGTCATTTCACGGCCGGAGAAGATTTTAGGACACTATAGGCATCCAGGCACTGCCTTTTGCCCCTTCCCTCACACGGAGGAGGCCCCactcagccccagcagcagggtccCAGGGGAAATCAAGGGGAAGGGATTTTTCTAGTCCCACTCCCTGCTCCAAGCAGGATCAGCAGTAATGACCCACTTGCTCAGGCCTTGACCCAGTTAGGTCTTAAAATACCTCCAAGGTTGGAGACAGCAGAGCCTCCTCACAGGACACCCTGCAAAGCCATGGCACCGCTTCCCAGTGACCAGCGCAAGAGAGCCCCAAAACAAGGTGTTCCCCAGTGCGGCTGGGTCTCCACCACCTCCTGGGTAGGGTTTCTCCTGCACACTAGCAGGACAAACCCCTCAAGGGGTGAAGTGCTCTGGGTAAGTCCTGAGAGCAGTGGGTGCTGCCCTCCCACCAGCACAAGGCCCTCACTGAGCAAAACTCTTCCCTCCACAAACCCGCTCT
The nucleotide sequence above comes from Oxyura jamaicensis isolate SHBP4307 breed ruddy duck chromosome 1, BPBGC_Ojam_1.0, whole genome shotgun sequence. Encoded proteins:
- the USP35 gene encoding ubiquitin carboxyl-terminal hydrolase 35, which translates into the protein MDKILEAVVMSSYPNNVKQGLVRRVIEASKQPMDSEQCWSMLELCTKLYLVGDTKYKREIGKEVLEVYGHYHPEEFEEFFNVRFLLSLLQEGYGPLGKRSHYILDYIQLGLQFVLESPSASSIFSLLRIEVLRKVCERPGPKQCAKISKLLTQHPQCIPTGKHQVLFCQQLIRCIGQFQCVSEGEEDIMEFLEHVNKVSGLLQRIWRTQTSAILPSLKELFTIISSTEEQEAPSNALASVVQFVPLELMDGVIRNLTNDDSISDVQMMMAIGRMIDWVSWPLGKNIDKWIIALLKGLAAVKKFSILIEVTLSKIEKVFSKLLYPIVREGALSVLQYMLLSFQHSHEAFHLLLPHIPRLVASLKKEDSNSATSSLEQLAELIHCMFFRFSGFPDLYEPVLEAIKALPIPNEDRIKHLLGQNAWTSQKNELACFYPRLASKSETGKIGLINLGNTCYMNSIIQSLFMASDFRHSVLNLTEGNSQPLMTKLQWLFAFLEHSQRPAISPESFLSASWPPWFTPGAQQDCSEYLKYLLDRLHEEEKTGKRIYQKLKESSLMSQAVEHHYLNKTLIEKMFGGKMMTKIRCLKCLNVSSREEAFTDLSLAFPPPGRHIHRPGSVSVLPVEEIGPQFIKPPENPNQVMGSPWVRRKPPVSGDLPVQPLPVETLGFQEAGEPSNPLSSDAVGAESTKDPILAFGEQASAPKDSRSVPDLINYFLSPERLTAENKYHCEKCASLQDAEKVAELTEGPHYLILTLLRFSFDPRTMKRKKILDNVSIPVVLKLPVLVSSEETEDVWQHRKGRAGLGSSFVSVVYDLCSVVVHSGISSESGHYYCYSRECTDTVPHGQPRDGAPKPASDKQLDFEIQWYLFNDTRVSFSSFESVSNVTSFFPKDTAYVLFYRQRPGRQSCPLHEAVAEAGHLHGEPSLNKDLMEAISKDNILYLQEQEKEARNRAAYISALPKSPLWWRDFDRDKDDDSSSGGCSPAAGGGGSGSFHGLVF